In Drosophila subpulchrella strain 33 F10 #4 breed RU33 chromosome X, RU_Dsub_v1.1 Primary Assembly, whole genome shotgun sequence, the DNA window AGGGGATGCTCTCTTTTAActgataatattttttttagatgcattctataaaaaattcatatAATCTGTACTTTGTAAATATTTCCGAAAAAGATATTACAGATAAACTGCAGTTACATGGTGTAAAGGTATATTTATAAATGGGTTACGTACGTCGAGAGGTTTGAGTCTTTATTTCTCTTTAGTTTAAGTTGCATCACTAcgttcaaaaattaaaacctaTCTCATTATGGATAACACAAAGAGTGTGTAAGATGACCGGCTTTAACATATACAAATAATTAAGTGTAACTTTCACACAATCCCTAAACTCATTTGATTACTTTTCAATGCATATAAAAGGATTAATCATTTTAATTGCATTACGTGTAAATTCAAAAAACCTTAATCAGTTTGtagtttttattaattgaGCTTCGGTTAACGCAATGAACTGAACatatatattgatttaatattaattttgaaaatacttGTATTGTTTTGAGAATGGTAGAACAATTTCTGCCGAATAACATCGTATCATTCATGTATTATGTCTTATCATACATATAGCTGTATAGAACATAAGTTAAATGAGGACTTATTTATATATGGTGGATATTTTCGTCTCAACTGTATATTATGAATAGTATCTTATTGTTTACAAATTGAATGATATTAAAAGCTTTTTGCaaccactttgaggccactttTCATTTCTAAAAAGAATATTATTAGACTTGCCTACTTAATAAACAATGTTAGCATTACAAATAATGTTACCAATATTATAGAATTAAATGTTTACGTGTCactgaaaatgtttttttataagCTTGAGCGAAGGCATCTTAGTTAAATCCAAACACAACCACTTTTTATGcatttttcgttttatttaagTAGTAATTTCCTTAATCGCAGTGTTTGTGTGGTTTGTGTGATGTTGTGTGTAGTGTGAAGTGTGTGTAGTGGGTGGGTGCGGCTCAGCCCCATTTATAAAACTCAATGGACTGAAGACCGCAAGTCTTTTGTATAGTTCATAGGGGCTATATTTTTTAGAGACCCCGTTTGTAGAGAAGATAGGTGATATCTCGGGTGGGCCGACTGCCGTAGTCGTTGAAGGGAGACTTAAATTTGAGTTGGCCGCCGAAGGAGTCCGCCTCCTCCTCGTGATTGGGTCGATCCTCTCCAGCGGATCGCACTGGCGGAGGATTCGATTGGGCGGCGTGCAGCTGATCCTCGCTAGAGTTAATGATATAGCTCTGGGGCTTGTAATTCTGCGGCCCATAAATCTGGGGCTTTGAGTAGGTGTTTCTGTGTAATGTTTGTTGTGCGTATTGGTGGGTGTGTGGTTGTGGTGCATAGTGTTGTGCGTGTTGTTGGGCGTAATTAAAGTGTTGCGGGGCAGAATGTGACTGCTGGGCCTGCTGTTGGCTGAGATACTGCTGTTTCATGGCCATTGCTCGGTTGTCAAAACCCTGGCGAAAAGCTGGTCCAGATTGTTGAGGAGATGCAGGAGGAGCTGGAGCTCCACTCCCAGGTCTCTCGGCACCTGGTAGATACTCATGATGCACCTCTTCGTGGACTCCATTCTGGGTATGGTTGACCAAACGATTATAATCTTCGTTGGTGCCGCCCACTTGCAGATGAATGGCATGCTTGAAGTCTTCGCCCAGGTGTTTCAGCCAGAAGTTCTCGTCCACTTCGCCTGTGGTGTAGATCCTCGTGGTCTGGCCACTCTTTTGATTGCCCCCCGCCGTGCCGGTGGAGTCCATGACATCAATCACATCGTACTGCTCTCGACCGTCCTTCTTAAGTGATTCCTCCCTGCCGGACAGGCGTTGGGTGGTCTCTTCCAGCGGCGGACTCGGACTTGTGCTGACATTATAATCCTCTTCAACGCCGGGCGTGGATCCACTCAGATTCTAAACAAGTTATAActattaattataatatatatatttactaaatattttattaacccACCTCTGCGTAAGTAATGGCCTGCGTCGTGGCCAACAAAAGCAGAATAGGCCATCTGCAGATGGCTGCCATTTCGACTGAGGGCCCCGGCTCCCATGGATTCCACTTAAATAGCCCAAAATGAAGCTCAATtcgaccaaaaaaaaagacgTGCCGGGACGTGATCTATAACCAGATATGCCATATTCACCAGATGTCTCATCCACGAATCTCCAGCGATCTTGATGCGTCAGAGCAAAAAATGAGAGAAAGAATAAGCCAGGGTCAGTAGAATAGTTCAGCTCTACTCAATGGGTTCGGAAAACTATACGATTCTTCAGGTGGGCTTTTTGGGTGCATGTGCCATTAAttggatgctgtaaacatttTTGGCATGTCGAAATACACGGTCGGGTGGTGCCGTGATTATATCTTTGGGCAACTTTACAAACCTCTATCCATTGGAATATGATCCCTTTTATTTGTactttgttatttgtttgcacTTTTCATACCTTTTTGAAATTTACAAAAGTTTTATTTAACATTTGCTGTATTTCAATcatatacatttttgaaatgAATTTCGATAATGCACACCtagttctttaaaaaaatgttaacaatTTAAAGTATCTttaccaaaaaataaacatttttaatttttattgtttttaacaGTCATTCTTTTTTGAAGACAGTTGTTTCTATAGAGCTCATTAAATCGCTCTTAAAATAACAACTATTTAttaggtatttattatttatttacttccCATCAGTCTGGAGATCGCGTCTAGAAATGTTGTGGTTCTGCAGTCACGAAGTTTAGGGCTTTTTTGTCGCTTTTGCCTACGAGTATCTCTTCACTTCTCAATAGTATGCAATCACATTCTCGCTGAATGATGAACCATTTGTTTTTACAGAACAACAAATATTTGGCCATTGACAGATCGTGATAAATGCGGGTATACAAGCGTACagcattttatttttggtgCAGATACATAAATGAGGCAGACACTCAAATGATAAGAAAGATATAGACATGAATATGTCTTAATCTCCATTATGAAATAGCCTACTTTTGAAATTCAGCTTTAGAAATCACTTAACAAACTGAATTGTAAATGCATATGGATTTCATAAATTACTGGTTGTTCATAGCTTATCAATTAATTTTATGAGAAACAGTTCTTCTTTGGGTAAAAGGTGCTCTATTCgcataatttataaatttattatgacgtatataaagagtatataacacattttttaaaattgtactCATAATATAAAAGAATAAATGACAAAAATTATAGGAATTTTTTTGAAGacatttttagaattaagaaaaaaatttacGGGGATGCCACTGAAATCTATTAGGGTGAAATTGATGCTTACGTACATTTGCCCCCAATATCGCCCAAATGTGCCACCTTCGATAATAATGGTTTGGGAATTCATTTACCAAagaaatttaaacatttatatacGAGTATATGGGTAATAAGCACACTAACAACACAGCACACTGTAATAATAAGCACACTAACACACCAGTATATCATTATAATtacttaactttttttttcttagccGTCGCTACTTCCGGGGTAATTAAAGTGTTAAAAAATATCATCGTTcagcaaaaagaaaaaaaaatatttttacgtcaatttttcaatttttgatTTTGGAAAACCCGTTTTTCAGGAATTCTACCCATCGCAGACTTACAAAACTAGAGGGCATACTTTTAGGGGTATCATGCAGTCTCAAATAAATCACTCCCTGAGGTAAAAATCATTAATTAGAGAATTAATCAAACAATCACTTTATTAACCTGTTAAATGGGGCCACTTCTTGAAGTGCCAATAAAAGCGGACAACGTAAACAGAAATCGGAGGTTGGAGTCGGTGGAACTATAGTACATATGCATAGGTATATACAAGCGAATGGAGACCCGAAAACAGAGTGCTCCACTGGCCTACTTTCGGCTGGATTTTAAGCCGAGCTCAGCAGATCGACGGGTTGGGTTTGGTTGGTTGTAGGTTGGGGTTTGGCTGGTAATACGTAAGACCTCTCTTCAGTAGCCGTAGCCCGCGTCTTCgccgcagctgcaaagagAAGAAAGACGAAGACGTTGGGTGAATAAAGAAAGAAACGCCACAATgttttttcaatttattatattctgttttttttggtgttttcgtttatgattttttttttggtttctaAGTACTTAAGCTAGATATTCGTCTTGGGTCTCTGGGACCTAGAACCATGCCCTCAGGTAATCCGTTATGGGTGGCGCTCTATAGGTGTCCACACTGTAGCCATTCTGGGTGTGGCTATTGTAGCCATACGTTTTGGCCGGCTGTTTGGAGTAATCCTCCCGTAGACTATGCTCGGGTTCTGAGACCTGATCGAAACCCCAGCC includes these proteins:
- the LOC119556549 gene encoding uncharacterized protein LOC119556549, with amino-acid sequence MAAICRWPILLLLATTQAITYAENLSGSTPGVEEDYNVSTSPSPPLEETTQRLSGREESLKKDGREQYDVIDVMDSTGTAGGNQKSGQTTRIYTTGEVDENFWLKHLGEDFKHAIHLQVGGTNEDYNRLVNHTQNGVHEEVHHEYLPGAERPGSGAPAPPASPQQSGPAFRQGFDNRAMAMKQQYLSQQQAQQSHSAPQHFNYAQQHAQHYAPQPHTHQYAQQTLHRNTYSKPQIYGPQNYKPQSYIINSSEDQLHAAQSNPPPVRSAGEDRPNHEEEADSFGGQLKFKSPFNDYGSRPTRDITYLLYKRGL